The nucleotide sequence CTTTAATGGGCGAACAGCCCAACCCTTGGGACCGACTCCAGCCCCAGGATGCGACGAGCCGACATCGAGGTGCCAAACCATCCCGTCGATATGGACTCTTGGGGAAGATCAGCCTGTTATCCCCGGGGTACCTTTTATCCGTTGAGCGACGGCGCTTCCACAAGCCACCGCCGGATCACTAGTCCCGACTTTCGTCCCTGCTCGACCCGTCGGTCTCACAGTCAAGCTCCCTTGTGCACTTACACTCAACACCTGATTGCCAACCAGGCTGAGGGAACCTTTGGGCGCCTCCGTTACTCTTTAGGAGGCAACCGCCCCAGTTAAACTACCCATCAGACACTGTCCCTGATCCGGATCACGGACCCAGGTTAGACATCCAGCACGACCAGACTGGTATTTCAACGACGACTCCACCCGAACTGGCGTCCGAGCTTCAAAGTCTCCCAGCTATCCTACACAAGCCGAACCGAACACCAATATCAAACTGTAGTAAAGGTCCCGGGGTCTTTCCGTCCTGCTGCGCGAAACGAGCATCTTTACTCGTAGTGCAATTTCACCGGGCCTATGGTTGAGACAGTCGAGAAGTCGTTACGCCATTCGTGCAGGTCGGAACTTACCCGACAAGGAATTTCGCTACCTTAGGATGGTTATAGTTACCACCGCCGTTTACTGGCGCTTAAGTTCTCAGCTTCGCCACCCCGAAGAGTGACTAACCGGTCCCCTTAACGTTCCAGCACCGGGCAGGCGTCAGTCCGTATACATCGCCTTACGGCTTCGCACGGACCTGTGTTTTTAGTAAACAGTCGCTTCTCGCTGGTCTCTGCGGCCACCCCCAGCTCACCGAGTAAATCGGATCACCAGTGATGGCCCCCCTTCTCCCGAAGTTACGGGGGCATTTTGCCGAGTTCCTTAACCATAGTTCACCCGAACGCCTCGGTATTCTCTACCTGACCACCTGAGTCGGTTTAGGGTACGGGCCGCCATGAAACTCGCTAGAGGCTTTTCTCGACAGCATAGGATCATCCACTTCACCACAATCGGCTCGGCATCAGGTCTCAGACTATTGCCAGGCGGATTTACCTACCTGACGTCCTACACCCTTACCCCGGGACAACCACCGCCCGGGATGGACTACCTTCCTGCGTCACCCCATCACTCACCTACTGCAAGTCTGGTCCGTCGGCTCCACCACTTTCCATTCCCCGAAGGGTCCGGAACGGCTTCACGGACTTAGCATCGCCTGGTTCAATGTTTGACGCTTCACAGCGGGTACCGGAATATCAACCGGTTATCCATCGACTACGCCTGTCGGCCTCGCCTTAGGTCCCGACTTACCCTGGGCAGATCAGCTTGACCCAGGAACCCTTGGTCAATCGGCGCACACGTTTCTCACGTGTGTATCGCTACTCATGCCTGCATTCTCACTCGTGAACCGTCCACAACTCGCTTCCGCGGCTGCTTCACCCGGCACACGACGCTCCCCTACCCATCCCAGCAGGCGTTGGCCCTATATGCTGAAATGACACGACTTCGGCGGTACGCTTGAGCCCCGCTACATTGTCGGCGCGGAATCACTAGACCAGTGAGCTATTACGCACTCTTTCAAGGGTGGCTGCTTCTAAGCCAACCTCCTGGTTGTCTCTGCGACTCCACATCCTTTCCCACTTAGCGTACGCTTAGGGGCCTTAGTCGATGCTCTGGGCTGTTTCCCTCTCGACCATGGAGCTTATCCCCCACAGTCTCACTGCCGCGCTCTCACTTACCGGCATTCGGAGTTTGGCTAAGGTCAGTAACCCGGTAGGGCCCATCGCCTATCCAGTGCTCTACCTCCGGCAAGAAACACACGACGCTGCACCTAAATGCATTTCGGGGAGAACCAGCTATCACGGAGTTTGATTGGCCTTTCACCCCTAACCACAGGTCATCCCCCAGGTTTTCAACCCTGGTGGGTTCGGTCCTCCACGAAGTCTTACCTCCGCTTCAACCTGCCCATGGCTAGATCACTCCGCTTCGGGTCTTGAGCGTGCTACTGAAGCGCCCTGTTCGGACTCGCTTTCGCTACGGCTACCCCACTCGGGTTAACCTCGCAACACACCGCAAACTCGCAGGCTCATTCTTCAAAAGGCACGCAGTCACGACGCACCGAGTAAACTCGATGCGCGACGCTCCCACGGCTTGTAGGCACACGGTTTCAGGTACTATTTCACTCCGCTCCCGCGGTACTTTTCACCATTCCCTCACGGTACTATCCGCTATCGGTCACCAGGGAATATTTAGGCTTAGCGGGTGGTCCCGCCAGATTCACACGGGATTTCTCGGGCCCCGTGCTACTTGGGTGTCTCTCAAACGAGCCGTTAATGTTTCAGCTACGGGGGTCTTACCCTCTACGCCGGACCTTTCGCATGTCCTTCGCCTACATCAACGGTTTCTGACTCGCCGACCAGCCGGCAGACTGATCAAGAGAGATCCCACAACCCCGTATACGCAACCCCTGCCGGGTCTCACACGCATACGGTTTGGCCTCATCCGGTTTCGCTCGCCACTACTCCCGGAATCACGGTTGTTTTCTCTTCCTGCGGGTACTGAGATGTTTCACTTCCCCGCGTTCCCTCCACTTGCCCTATGTGTTCAGGCAAGGGTGACAGCCCATGACGACTGCCGGGTTTCCCCATTCGGACACCCCCGGATCAAAGCCTGGTTGACGACTCCCCGGGGCCTATCGTGGCCTCCCACGTCCTTCATCGGTTCCTGGTGCCAAGGCATCCACCGTGCGCCCTTAAAAACTTGGCCACAGATGCTCGCGTCCACTGTGCAGTTCTCAAACAACGACCAACCACCCATCACCCCCGGTAACCACCGGAGTTCACTGGGGCCGGCACTGAAGGCAGCCATACGGCCATACCCTCAGACACCCAACAGCGTGCCCGACCGGATCCCGTCCGAAGATCATGTTTTCCACGCCCTTGCGAGCAGTACTAACAGTCTCCGACCCGGAAACCAGCCGAATAATCAACGTTCCACCCTTGAGCAACCACCGCAGAACATTCGCCTGCGTCATGGCCCTGGACCACCGGGCAAGCCCGGCAGCCTAGATGCTCCTTAGAAAGGAGGTGATCCAGCCGCACCTTCCGGTACGGCTACCTTGTTACGACTTCGTCCCAATCGCCAGTCCCACCTTCGACAGCTCCCTCCCTTACGGGTTGGGCCACCGGCTTCGGGTGTTACCGACTTTCGTGACGTGACGGGCGGTGTGTACAAGGCCCGGGAACGTATTCACCGCAGCAATGCTGATCTGCGATTACTAGCAACTCCGACTTCATGGGGTCGAGTTGCAGACCCCAATCCGAACTGAGACAGGCTTTTTGAGATTCGCTCCGCCTCACGGCTTCGCAGCTCATTGTACCTGCCATTGTAGCACGTGTGCAGCCCAAGACATAAGGGGCATGATGACTTGACGTCGTCCCCACCTTCCTCCGAGTTGACCCCGGCAGTCTCCTGTGAGTCCCCATCACCCCGAAGGGCATGCTGGCAACACAGAACAAGGGTTGCGCTCGTTGCGGGACTTAACCCAACATCTCACGACACGAGCTGACGACAGCCATGCACCACCTGTCACCCGACCACAAGGGGGGCACCATCTCTGATGCTTTCCGGGCGATGTCAAGCCTTGGTAAGGTTCTTCGCGTTGCGTCGAATTAAGCCACATGCTCCGCTGCTTGTGCGGGCCCCCGTCAATTCCTTTGAGTTTTAGCCTTGCGGCCGTACTCCCCAGGCGGGGAACTTAATGCGTTAGCTGCGGCACCGACGACGTGGAATGTCGCCAACACCTAGTTCCCACCGTTTACGGCGTGGACTACCAGGGTATCTAATCCTGTTCGCTCCCCACGCTTTCGCTCCTCAGCGTCAGTAATGGCCCAGAGATCCGCCTTCGCCACCGGTGTTCCTCCTGATATCTGCGCATTTCACCGCTACACCAGGAATTCCGATCTCCCCTACCACACTCTAGTCTGCCCGTATCGAATGCAGACCCGGGGTTAAGCCCCGGGCTTTCACATCCGACGCGACAGACCGCCTACGAGCTCTTTACGCCCAATAATTCCGGACAACGCTCGCGCCCTACGTATTACCGCGGCTGCTGGCACGTAGTTAGCCGGCGCTTCTTCTGCAGGTACCGTCACTTTCGCTTCTTCCCTGCTGAAAGAGGTTTACAACCCGAAGGCCGTCATCCCTCACGCGGCGTCGCTGCATCAGGCTTTCGCCCATTGTGCAATATTCCCCACTGCTGCCTCCCGTAGGAGTCTGGGCCGTGTCTCAGTCCCAGTGTGGCCGGTCGCCCTCTCAGGCCGGCTACCCGTCGTCGCCTTGGTGAGCCGTTACCTCACCAACAAGCTGATAGGCCGCGGGCTCATCCTTCACCGCCGGAGCTTTCCACACTCATCGGATGCCCGAGAGTGTTGTATCCGGTATTAGACCCCGTTTCCAGGGCTTGTCCCAGAGTGAAGGGCAGATTGCCCACGTGTTACTCACCCGTTCGCCACTAATCCCCACCGAAGTGGTTCATCGTTCGACTTGCATGTGTTAAGCACGCCGCCAGCGTTCGTCCTGAGCCAGGATCAAACTCTCCGTGAATGTTTACCCGTAATCGGGTCGACACCACGAGAGCGGAACAGTCAGGCGGAATAAGCCCGACCGTTCACAACGTCCTCGCTGTGTTTTACTTCAAAGGAACCTCGACCACCGGAAGATTCCGGCGGACGGGGTATCAACATATCTGGCGTTGATTTTTGGCACGCTGTTGAGTTCTCAAGGAACGGACGCTTCCTTTGTACTCACCCAAGCTACTCTCGGGCTTTCCTCCGGGCAGTTTCCCTTCGGTCTTGCGTTTCCGACTCTATCAGATCATTTTCCGATCCGATTTCCTCGGTGCTTTCCAGGTTTCCGCTTTCGCGTTTCCCTTTCCGGCGGTTCCGACTCTATCAGATCCTTTCGGGCCTGATTCCCAGTCAGCGGGGGTTGTCTTCGCGACTGTTGGGCCGTTCCGACGAGTGAGACTTTAGCGGATTCCCGGCTCCCGAGCTAATCGGGGGCTGCGTCCTTTCGAACGCGGATTCCTCATTTCGCAAATACGCGCGCCAATGACACGACGACGGATCGTCGGTTGTTGGTGGTTACCTGCGAATGGCTGCCCGGGGACCGACCGGGGTCGGCGCTCACGTCGGACAACCCGGAGAACACTACGTACCGGCTCGAGGTGTGTCAACTTGCTGTCGTGCGGCCCTCCGGAGGCGTAGCCTCGCCCCCATGACTACGCGTACGTGTCACCAGCAGTGGTGGGCCGCCTGAAGGCGGCCGTACTCACGTATGTACTCGACGGCCGCCGCCCCCGGCGGCCGTTCTCGTATCTCCCTCCTGAGGGTCGGCCGGCCGGTGGCGGCGGTCCTGATCAGGAGGTGGAGAGATGACACGGGTTTTCAGCGGGGTCAAGCCGACTGGGCATCTGACTCTGGGGAACTACCTGGGAGCCGTACGGCGGTGGGCCGAGGTCGACCAGCACCGGACGGACGCGTTGTTCTGCGTCGTGGATCTGCACGCGCTGACCGTGGACCACGATCCGGCGCGGGTGCGCAGGCTCAGTCGGCAGGCGACGAGCCTGTTGCTGGCGTCGGGGCTGGATCCGGAGCTGTGCACCGTCTTCGTACAGAGTCATGTGGATGAGCACGCGCGGCTGTCCTATCTGCTGGAGTGCGTGGCCACGGACGGTGAGATGCGGCGGATGATCCAGTACAGGGAGAAGGCGGCGCGGGAGCGGGCGCGGGGCGGGAGTGTCCGGCTGTCGCTGCTGACGTATCCCGTGCTGATGGCGGCGGACATCCTGGCGTACGGGACCGACGAGGTGCCCGTGGGGGACGACCAGACGCAGCATGTGGAGCTGACGCGGGACCTGGCGGTGCGGTTCAACCAGCGGTACGGGCAGACGTTCGTGGTGCCGCGGGCCACGTCTCCGAAGGTCGGGGCCCGGGTGATGAACCTGCAGGACCCGACGTCGAAGATGGGGAAGACCGACGACGTCGGGCCGGGGATCGTCTATCTGCTGGACGAGCCGGCCGCGGTGCGGAAGAAGGTCATGCGGGCCGTGACCGACAGCGGGCGCGACGTCGTCTACGACCGGGAGGCGCGGCCGGGGCTCGCGAACCTGCTGGAGATCCTCGCTGCCTGTGAGGGTGGGAACCCCGAGGACCTGAGCGGTGTATATGAATCGTACGGAGCACTGAAGAAGGACACCGCAGAGGCCGTGGTCGAGGTCCTCAGGCCCGTACAGGAGAGGCACAAGGAGCTGTGCGCGGATCCTGCGTATGTGGAGGGGGTGCTGCGGTTGGGTGCGGAGAAGGCCAGAGAGATGGCTCGACCGAGGGTGAATGAGGCGTATCGGGCGATCGGTCTGCTGGCCGGTTGACCGCGGGCGGCGTCAGCTGTTGTTGCCGGAGGCCAGTTCGCGACTCCGGTCGCGGGCTGCCTCCAGCGCGGCGATCAGTGCGGCGCGTACTCCGTGGTTCTCGAGTTCACGGATGGCGCTGATCGTCGTGCCGGCGGGAGAGGTGACGTTCTCACGGAGCTTGACGGGGTGTTCGCCGCTGTCGCGGAGCATCGTGGCCGCACCGATGGCGGACTGGACGATCAGGTCGTGGGCCTTGTCGCGGGGCAGGCCCAGGAGGATGCCCGCGTCGGTCATGGCTTCGACCAGGTAGAAGAAGTACGCCGGGCCGGAGCCGGAGAGGGCGGTGCAGGCGTCCTGCTGGGACTCGGGGACGCGGAGTGTCTTGCCGACGGCGCCGAAGATCTCCTCGGCGTGCGCGAGGTCGGCCTCGCTCGCGTGGCTGCCGGCGGAGATGACGGACATGGCCTCGTCCACGAGGGCGGGCGTGTTCGTCATGACACGGACGACAGGGGTGCCTGCGGCCAGGCGCTCCTCGAAGAAGGAGGTGGGGATGCCTGCGGCGCCGCTGATGACCAGGCGGTCGGCGGGGGTGTGCGGGGCGAGTTCGTCGAGGAGGGTGCCCATGTCCTGAGGCTTGACCGTGAGGATGAGCGTGTCGGCGGTCTTCGCGGCCTCGGCATTGGTGACCGGGGTGACGCCGTAGCGGGTGCGGAGCTCTTCGGCGCGTTCGGGTCGGCGGGCGGTGACCAGAAGGTCTGCGGGCGCCCAGCCTGCTCGGATCATGCCGCTGAGCAGGGCCTCGCCGATCTTGCCGGTGCCGAGGACTGCGACTTTCTGGCTCATGGTGCGGGTGCCCTCCGGGGGTGCGTCGTCCTGGAGCCATCCTCGCACCGGGGGTAGGGGTTCGGCTGCGGTGTCCGGTGGGCGGGACGTCAGGTGGGCGGGGTGGCTGGTCGGCCGCTAGGTCGTTCGGCGCTTCAAGGTGGCCGCTCCCAGGGTGAGGACCAGAAGAGCGCAGCCGGCGACGATCGCGATGTCGCGTAGGAAGTCGGCGGTCATATCGGTGTGGAGGAGCACTTCGTTCATGCCGTCGACGGCATAGGACATGGGGAGGACGTTGGAGATGGCTTCCAGGGCGGGGTGCATGTCGGGGCGGGGTGTGAACAGGCCGCAGAGGAGGAGTTGGGGGAAGATCACGGCCGGCATGAACTGGACGGCCTGGTACTCGGAGGAGGCGAAGGCCGAGACGAAGAGGCCGAGGGCGGTTCCCAGGAGGGCGTCGAGGAGGGCGACGATCAGGAGGAGCCAGGGGGAGCCGGTGACGTCCAGGTCGAGGAACCAGACGGCCAGGCCTGTGGCGAGGGCGGACTGGATGATCGCCAGGGTGCCGAAAGCCAGGGCGTAGCCGGCGATGAGGTCCCCTTTGCCGAGGGGCATGGAGAGGAGGCGTTCCAGCGTCCCCGAGGTGCGTTCACGCAGGGTCGCGATCGAGGTCACCAGGAACATGGTGATCAGCGGGAAGATGCCGAGGAGTGAGGCGCCGATGGAGTCGAAGACGCGTGGGCTGCCGTCGAAGACGTAGCGCAACAGGAACAGCATCACGCACGGGATGAGGATCAGCAGGGCGATCGTGCGGGGGTCGTGGCCGAGTTGGCGGAGGACTCGGGCGGCTGTGGCTGTCGTACGGGAGTAGCTGAGGGCGCTGGGGCGGGAAGCCGCAGGGGTTGTGGACGCGGTCGGATTCGTCGTCGTCTCCGTCGACTTCTCCCTCTCCTTCGTCTTCTTCGTCTTCTTCGTGTTGGTGTTCGTCGTGGTGGTCATCGCACCGGCTCCTTCTGGTGGGCGTCGGTCCCGGTCGCGGTCGTGGGTGCGGTCACCGTGGCCTCGTCGACCAGGCGGAGGAAGGCCGCTTCGACTGTTTCCGCGTGGGTGCGGGTGCGGAGGGCCTCGGGGGTGTCGTCGGCGAGGATCTCGCCCTCGCGCATGAGGAGAAGGCGGTGGCAGCGCTCGGCCTCGTCCATGACGTGGGAGGAGATCAGGAGGGTGGCCCGGCGTTCGGCGGCGATGGTGTGGAAGAGGGTCCAGAGTTCGCGGCGGAGGACGGGGTCCAGGCCGACGGTGGGTTCGTCGAGGACCAGGAGTTCGGGGGTGCCGAGGAGGGCCACGGCCAGGGAGACGCGGCTGCGTTGGCCGCCGGAGAGGTTGCCGGCGAGGGCGTTGGCATGGGTGGTCAGGTCCACGTCGGCGATGGCCCGGGTGACGTTCTCGTGGCGGCGGTCGGCGGCGGCGCGGCCGGGGTCGAGGATCGCGGCGAAGTAGGCGAGGTTCTGGCTGACCGTCAGGTCGTCGTAGACGGAGGGTGCCTGGGTGACGTAGCCGATGCGGGAACGGAGGGTGGCGTCGCCTGCGGGGCGGCCGAGGACGTTCAGGGTGCCGCTGACCTTGGCCTGGGTTCCGACGATCGCTCGCATCAGGGTGGACTTTCCGCAGCCTGAGGGGCCGAGGAGACCGGTGATCTGGCC is from Streptomyces sp. NBC_01314 and encodes:
- the proC gene encoding pyrroline-5-carboxylate reductase gives rise to the protein MSQKVAVLGTGKIGEALLSGMIRAGWAPADLLVTARRPERAEELRTRYGVTPVTNAEAAKTADTLILTVKPQDMGTLLDELAPHTPADRLVISGAAGIPTSFFEERLAAGTPVVRVMTNTPALVDEAMSVISAGSHASEADLAHAEEIFGAVGKTLRVPESQQDACTALSGSGPAYFFYLVEAMTDAGILLGLPRDKAHDLIVQSAIGAATMLRDSGEHPVKLRENVTSPAGTTISAIRELENHGVRAALIAALEAARDRSRELASGNNS
- a CDS encoding ABC transporter permease — protein: MTTTTNTNTKKTKKTKEREKSTETTTNPTASTTPAASRPSALSYSRTTATAARVLRQLGHDPRTIALLILIPCVMLFLLRYVFDGSPRVFDSIGASLLGIFPLITMFLVTSIATLRERTSGTLERLLSMPLGKGDLIAGYALAFGTLAIIQSALATGLAVWFLDLDVTGSPWLLLIVALLDALLGTALGLFVSAFASSEYQAVQFMPAVIFPQLLLCGLFTPRPDMHPALEAISNVLPMSYAVDGMNEVLLHTDMTADFLRDIAIVAGCALLVLTLGAATLKRRTT
- a CDS encoding ABC transporter ATP-binding protein produces the protein MMNYSRNEPPPQPATPIGSTVLPAVHAQDLTAARGPRTVLRGLDFAVPQGQITGLLGPSGCGKSTLMRAIVGTQAKVSGTLNVLGRPAGDATLRSRIGYVTQAPSVYDDLTVSQNLAYFAAILDPGRAAADRRHENVTRAIADVDLTTHANALAGNLSGGQRSRVSLAVALLGTPELLVLDEPTVGLDPVLRRELWTLFHTIAAERRATLLISSHVMDEAERCHRLLLMREGEILADDTPEALRTRTHAETVEAAFLRLVDEATVTAPTTATGTDAHQKEPVR
- the trpS gene encoding tryptophan--tRNA ligase, with protein sequence MTRVFSGVKPTGHLTLGNYLGAVRRWAEVDQHRTDALFCVVDLHALTVDHDPARVRRLSRQATSLLLASGLDPELCTVFVQSHVDEHARLSYLLECVATDGEMRRMIQYREKAARERARGGSVRLSLLTYPVLMAADILAYGTDEVPVGDDQTQHVELTRDLAVRFNQRYGQTFVVPRATSPKVGARVMNLQDPTSKMGKTDDVGPGIVYLLDEPAAVRKKVMRAVTDSGRDVVYDREARPGLANLLEILAACEGGNPEDLSGVYESYGALKKDTAEAVVEVLRPVQERHKELCADPAYVEGVLRLGAEKAREMARPRVNEAYRAIGLLAG